TGGCGATGTCTATGCCGCTCTGGAAAAGGGCACAATCGACGCGACGGAATTCGTCGGTCCTTATGACGATCACAAGCTCGGCTTCTACAAGGTTGCGAAGTACTACTACTACCCGGCCTTCTGGGAAGGCGGCCCGACGGTTCATGCATTCTTCAACCGCGAGAAGTTCAATGCGCTGCCGAAGAGCTATCAGCGTATTCTGACGGATGCTTGCGCACGCGTGAACGCGCTGATGCTGGAGCGTTACGACGCGCTGAATGCCAAGGCACTGCGCGAACTGGTGGCTCAGGGCGCCGTCCTGAAGCCCTTCAGCCAGGACATCATGGATGTATGCTACAAGGCCGCACAGGAAACCTATGCCGAAATCTCGGCCAAGAATGAGAATTTCAAGAAGATCTATGACAGCCAGCAGGCCTTCAAAAAGGATGGCTATCTCTGGATGCAGATCGCAGACTACAGCTTTGATACCTTCATGATGATGCAGCAGCGCAAAGGCACGCTGTAATCTTCACATGAAAAAGAACGCGGCGAGGCGTCGCCGCGTTCTTCAGAGAGGAATTCGATCAAGGATCAGTTGGATCCATCATTCGAACGGGCCTTGCCGCCCGAGTGGAGCTTGGTCGTGACAGTTTTACCGTCCGGCTCCTGTCCGTAGTAGGTTCCGCCCAAATGCCCACCGGCACTTGTATTGGCGACCTGCGCTTTTGCGCGTTCCTGCATTGCTTTCACATCGCTTTTCGACATTTTCGTCTCCATTGTTCGATGGGTTGCGAGAGAAAAACGATCGCCGTTGCGAGATGTTCCACCTTCCCGCCCGGACAAGAACGTGATCTTGGGCGACCTTGAACAGGTTCAAGGTCGCATTTGATCAGGCAGTTCGGGAATTTCGGTTCGTCTCGAAACCGAAAGGCACCCCCCCCATGAAACATCTTCTCTCGCTTGCCGCACTTATTGCCAGCAGCGTCATCCCGTTCGCAGCCTCAGCCGAAACCAGCATTGGCTGGACCACCATCTCCATACCCTCACCCCAGCGTGGCAAACCTTTGTCCGTCGATGTCTGGTATCCATCGGATGCCAAGGCGCCGGAGATCCTGGTCGGCGACAACCGCATCTTCACCGGCGCGCCCGCAAAGCCGGATGCTGCCATCAACCCCGGCAAATACCCGCTCATCCTGCTGTCACACGGTTCCGGCTCCCGCGCCCAAGGCATGACATGGATTGCCGCACGTCTGGCTGAGAAAGGCTTTATCGTAGCCGGACCGGATCACCCCGGCACGACCAGCGGTGATTCCACGCCCATCGCCACACCACGGATCTGGGAGCGAACCCAGGATCTCTCCAACATCATCACCTGGATGGCCGGCGATGCGAAATGGGCGCCGTCCGTCCAGGCGTCGAAAATCGGCGTGCTTGGCTTCTCCCTTGGCGGCAGCACGGCGCTGGAAATCATTGGCGCGCGGGCCGATCTCAATGCCTATGCCGACTACTGCGATCGCTATAGCATGATGATGGATTGCCAGTGGTTTGCGGGCGGCTTCGGTTTCGTCGATGGCAAGCGCGTTGCCTCACCGGTCGTCAAACTGCGGGAGTTCGACAAGCGGTTCGAGCAATCGAACATCGATCCGCGCGTAACCTCCGCCGTCATTGTCGATCCCGGTCTAGCGCAGGCCTTCAAGCCGGAGAGCCTGAAGCAGATCACGACCAACACAACAATCATCAATCTGGGCAGCAGTGATACGTTACCCGCAGCGGTGGATGCGGCGAAACTCGTCGCCCAGATTGCGGGCGCGGCCTATCATCAGATTGCCGGCTCCAACCACTTCAGCTTCCTGCCGGTGTGCAAGGCGGGGGCGCAGGATTTCCTCTCCGAAGCCGGTGACGTTGATCCGATTTGCGCTGGCAAAGGCTTGCGCGAGCGCGCCGAGGTCCACATGGATGCAGCGAAACAGATTGTCGACGCGTTCGGAAAAGCAATGAACTAACCGATGCGCTTGTAGAAGAAGGTCGAATCGCAAAAACCGCCTTGCGGCCAGAGCGCGTAATCTGGAATGACGCCGACACGCTCCCAGCCGAAGCGGGGGTAGATTGCCTCCGCTTCGCTGCCAGTCGCCGTATCCAGTACCAGGATCGTGCGGCCGAGGCGCGCAGCCTCCTTCTCGACCGTCTCCATCAGCTTGCGGGAAAGACCAAGCCCGCGGGCCGACCGATGGACGAGAAGCTTCATGAGATCGCCGCGATGCGGCTGGTTGGGCTTCTGAGCAAGCCCCACCTGAACCGACCCGACGACCCTGCCCTCATGCTCCGCCACCGCGATCACGGTATGGCCAGCCGCGACAGACTTATGCACATCCAGCCAATAGGAACGCGCATCTTCAGGCGCAAAAGGCTGCATGAAGCCGAGCGACGCCCCACCGTTAACGCAATCGGCAAGCACCTCACAGAGATCGTCGATATAAGGTGTCATGTTCTCGGCCGCCAGTACATGGATTGTCGTCATGTCGAATACCTTTGTCAGCGCCTTCCGCGATCCAGAATGACAGCGTAACGGGCGGGTTTATCGGAAGGGTTGTGAAATTCGAAGGCGTCGCCGATATGCATGTAGAGGCAATCGCCGGACTGCATCTCATAGGTCTGGTCCGGCAGCACCATGTTCAGACGCCCCTCGAACAGCCACACATGCTGGGCCATCTCACGGCTTTCCTCGCGTGGCGGAAACGACACCCGTGCGCCGGCCGGAAACTCGACCTCGACGATATCGACAGCCGATGCGGTTCCCGGTGGAGAAACCGAACGCCGCAGGTAGCCCGTGACCGGGTCGCGCCACAGTCTTTGATCGTCGTGACGGACAAAAGGGTCAGACGCCGGACTATCCGGCGCAAAGAAATGAGACAGGCTCAAACCAAGCGATTCGCATAGCCGCGCCAGAAGCGAGGCGGTGGGGCTGACCTCCCCTCGCTCGATGCGTGAGATCATGGCTCGGCTGACGCCGGAAGCTTTTGCCAGTTCGTCCAGCGTCAGGCCTTCACGTTGCCGCAGGATTTTCAGTCGGCTTCCCGTGGCTTCTTCGAATTGTTGCTGTGCGTCACTCATGGAGCAACGCTACAATTCCACTATAATAGAATCAAGAGGTCTTATATGCGAATTTCTATTTTGCGACCTGCGCGATCCAGTCGTTGAGATTGTAGTAGTTGGTGACGCGGGACACTTTACCGTCGCGCAGTTCAAAAAAGGCACCTGCTGGCAATTTGTAGGTCTGACCCTTGGCCTCCGGCAGCCCTTCATCGGTTGCAAGGTACTGCCCATTCACAATGAATTCTGCTGCCGCACGGATTCCTGTCTCGCTCGCCATGATCACCATGTCCGTGAGCGTTTCCTTGTAGCAGCGGTTCATGTGCTCCATGAAAGTCGCAAAGGCCGCCTTCCCTTCCTGCCGCTCACCCTGGTTAATGTCGTGCACTACGTCATCTGTCAGAAGGCTCAGGAAGGCGTCCATATCCTGCGCGTTGAAGGCATCGTAATAGGCGCGGATGATGTCGCTGGCGCTCATGCGGAAATTCCCTTTTTCTGGCAGCTTCAAATGATCTTGGCGCAAGGCTATAACTCGCCGATCAGGAACAGAACATAGTCTATGGCTCCCATCGTCAAATCCTTTTCCGGCAGCGACGCCACCCCCTTCTTTGACGACCTCGCCCGGTTGCGCATCACTGTCTTCCGGGAATTTCCCTATCTCTATGACGGGGACGCGACTTATGAGCAGGCCTATCTTGCGACCTATGCCCGCTCTGAAGGATCCGTTTTCGTGCTTGCTTTCGATGATGACGTCGTCGTTGGCGCGGCAACCGCAACACCGATGGCGACAGAGACGGATGAGGTGAAGGCGCCATTTCTCGCGAGCGGTCGTGATCCGCGGGATTTCCTGTACTTCGGCGAAAGCGTATTGCTGCCCGCCTATCGTGGACAGGGCATCGGCCTTGCCTTCTTCGAAGGACGGGAAAGACAGGCCAGAACGCTCGGGCTTCCGCATTGCACCTTCTGCGCCGTGGAACGACCGGCAGATCACCCGCGCCGACCGAAGCATTATGTGCCGCTGAACAGCTTCTGGCAGAAGCGCGGCTATACGCACCACCCGGAGCTTCGCACGACATTCTCATGGCGCGACTTGGACGAAGACCGAGAAAGCCCAAAGCCCCTCTCCTTCTGGATCAAGAGTCTGACCGCATGACCATCACGCTTGCCGCCTGCCAGTATAAGATCGACCTGATAAAAAGCTGGGATGCCTACGTCGCCCATCTCACTGCGCTTGTCGAAGAAGCTGTCTCGCAAGGCGCGCAACTGCTTCTTCTGCCGGAATATGCAGGCCTCGTGCTGACCGGGCTATTGCCGGAGACCGAACGCAGCGATCTGCATCGGTCGATTGCGGGCATCCAGACCCTCGCTCCCGGCTGGATGCAGCTATGTGAAGATCTGGCCCGCAAGCATCGAATTGTCTTCCAACCGGGAACCATGCCGGTTCGTGATGCGGATGGACACTATCGCAATCGCGCCCCGCTCTTCGGCCCTGAAGGCTTGCTCGGCCATCAGGACAAGCAGATCATGACACGCTTCGAGCGCGAGAAATGGAATATTGCAAGGAGCGTTGAAGGTCTGAGAGCTTTCGATACGTCTCTTGGTCGCCTCGGCATCCTGATCTGCTACGATAACGAATTCCCTATGTTGGGCCGCAAGCTGGCGGAACTTGGCGTTGAGCTTGTACTTGCCCCCTCCTGCACGGATACGCTGGCTGGAAGCTTTCGTGTTCGAATCGGTGCGCAGGCGCGTGCGCTGGAAAATCAGTATGCCGTGCTCTCAGCCCCTACGGCGGGTGATGCACCATGGTCTCCGGCACTCGATGAAAACAAGGGGCGAGCCGCGCTCTATGTTCCGTCAGATTATGGCATGCCGCCCTCTGGAATCTTTGCCGAAAGCCAAAGCGACGATGTTGAGGAAAGCCACTGGCTCATCACGCAGATCGATCTGACGCAGGTTGCGCGGCTCAGGACGGAAGGTCAGGTGGCGACGCGGCGCGACTGGGCCGAGCAATTCTCAGAGCATGGCCAGTAAAAACGCCTTGTTTTCTGGCTTTTGAGTCAAATTCCCGCTTTGCGATGATACGGCTCGCTGCTATATGCGCCAGCCATGAGCACCGATCGCACGCCCCTTGACCACATCCGCAATTTTTCCATTGTCGCCCATATCGACCATGGCAAATCGACGCTGGCCGACCGCCTGATCCAATCCACGGGCGGCCTTGCCGAACGTGAGATGTCGGAACAGGTGCTTGATTCCATGGATATCGAGCGCGAGCGCGGCATTACGATCAAGGCGCAGACTGTCCGCCTTCACTACAAGGCGAACAACGGCGAGACCTATGTTCTCAACCTGATCGACACGCCCGGCCACGTGGACTTCGCCTACGAAGTCTCGCGTTCGCTATCGGCCTGCGAAGGTTCGCTTCTGGTCGTCGACGCCTCCCAGGGCGTGGAAGCCCAGACTCTCGCCAACGTCTATCAGGCGATTGACAACAATCATGAACTGGTGACCGTTCTCAACAAGATCGACCTGCCAGCCGCCGAGCCGGATCGCATCAAGGATCAGATCGAGGAAGTCATCGGCATCGACGCATCCGATGCAGTGCTGATTTCCGCCAAGACCGGCCTTGGTATTCCCGATGTCCTGGAGGCCATCGTCAACAAGCTGCCAGCGCCAAAGAGCGAAGGCGGCGAGAAGGCTCCCCTGAAGGCGCTGCTGGTCGATAGCTGGTACGATACCTATCTCGGCGTCATGGTCCTCGTGCGCATCATCGATGGTGTGCTGACCAAGGGCCAGCAGATCCGCATGATGGGCACCGGCGCAAAATACGGCGTCGAGCGCGTGGGCGTTCTGACCCCGAAGATGGTCAATGTGGATAGCCTCGGCCCCGGCGAGATCGGTTTCATCACCGCCTCCATCAAGGAAGTGGCCGATACGCGTGTTGGCGATACGATTACCGACGACAAGCGCCCGACCGAAAAGGCGCTGCCGGGCTTCAAGCCTGCCCAGCCGGTCGTGTTCTGCGGTCTCTTCCCGGTCGATGCCGCGGACTTCGAAGACCTGCGCGCTGCCATGGGCAAGCTGCGCCTGAACGACGCATCCTTCTCCTTTGAAATGGAAAGCTCTGCCGCTCTTGGCTTCGGCTTCCGTTGCGGCTTCCTGGGTCTGCTTCACCTCGAAATCATTCAGGAGCGCCTGGAGCGCGAGTTCAACCTCGATCTCGTCGCGACCGCGCCTTCGGTCGTCTACCAGATGACGCTGACGGACGGCTCCGAGAAGGAACTGCACAATCCGGCGGATATGCCGGATGTGGTCAAGATCGACGAGATCCGCGAGCCCTGGATCAAGGCGACCATTCTGACGCCGGACGAATATCTCGGTTCCGTTCTGAAGCTCTGCCAGGATCGCCGCGGCATCCAGACCGAACTGACCTATGTCGGCACGCGCGCCATGGTGACCTATGAGCTGCCTTTGAACGAAGTCGTGTTCGATTTCTACGATCGCCTGAAGTCGATCTCGAAGGGCTATGCTTCGTTCGACTACCAGATCACTGATTATCGTGCGGGCGATCTCGTCAAGATGTCGATCCTCGTCAACGGCGATCCGGTTGATGCGCTCTCCATGCTGGTTCACCGCTCGGCAGCGGATCGGCGCGGTCGCGGCATGTGCGAGAAGCTGAAGGAACTCATTCCGCCGCACATGTTCCAGATCCCGATCCAGGCCGCATTGGGCGGCAAGGTTATTGCCCGCGAAACGGTTCGCGCACTACGCAAGGACGTAACGGCCAAGTGCTACGGCGGCGACGCCACCCGTAAGCGCAAACTTCTGGAAAAGCAGAAGGAAGGCAAGAAGCGCATGCGTCAGTTCGGCAAGGTGGAGATTCCGCAGGAAGCCTTCATCGCAGCCTTGAAGATGAATGACGAGTGAGGCTTTTCACGGCTTCTGATCTTCGTCATACTCAGGCGTGCGGATCTGCGTGGTCTGCGCATCAAGGGGTAGGTTGTCATGGTTCAGACGTCGGGAAGACGGGATGATGTTCCGATCGATCGTCGCCTTTTAGCAGAAGCGAACGATCTTAAGCTTGATGTGACCCGCGCCGCCGAAGACGGCATCACGCGCGCAATTCGCGCTGAGAAGGAGCGGCTTTGGCGCATTGAAAATGCCGAGGCCATTGCCGCATCGAACGATTACCTTGAAAGGCATGGACTGCCGCTGGCCAAATATCGGCTGTTTTGGGGGCTCGGTTCTGGGTTCATCGGTTGGGAACTGACGGTGCTCTGGCGCTTGATCTTCAGGCGAACATCTTCGACGGTTTAAACACCCGCGTAATGGCACCGCTCGTCCACCATGCAGATGTTGCTCGACTGATACCAAGGCTTAACCCGCGCTTTGAGATTGGCGGAGACGTTTACGTCCTGATGACCCAGTTCATTGGTGCCGTTCCGCTGAAGGATCTGGGTGAGCGCCTCATCGATTTGTCTCACCGATCAGACGATATTACTGCGGCGACCGATTTTCTATTTCAGGGCTTTAAACATCAAATGACCCCATGGCCGAAGCCACGGGGTCACAATCCCAGCCATTATGGTTTGATTACCGCACCGGTGTCATACCCTGAAAGGCGGGAGCCTGTTCAAGCTGCTCGCGCGTGACGTTCAAGACTATCCTCTGTGGAAGACCATCTTCGCCAATCTTGGCTGTATCGGGTGCAGCCTTGGTGTTCGCGCCGGCCGCCATCTGGCTGTTGCCAGTCGCAGGCGCTGCAGGGGTGTTGGTAGAGGCGGTTGTTTCACCCGACACGGCCGGTGTCTGGTTTGCAGCCTTGTTGGCCTGATCCTGCGTCATGCCAGGGCCAAGCTGTAATGCGCTCATATCGACTGCAACGTCCTTCTGGTTGATCCCGAGGAAACCACCCACACCGACGATCACCGCGTTGACGCTTCCATCCTGGCTGACGAGCACATCGCCGATCTCGCCAATGCTTTCGCCACCTGTGGTGTAAACCGACTTTCCTTCAAGATCGCTGACCCGCCAGGCGCCCTGTCCAGGAACTGTGATGAAGGGGCCTTCCGTGGTTGCTTGAGTGCTGCGGGGCGCATCGGCCATGCCGCCATGCGCATTGTTCTGGTTCGTTGCCTGCCCTTGCTCAGGGGTGATTGGCGCGGTCGTCTGCGCTTGCGCCATCGCGGACAGTGGCAATGCAACCGCGACCGCGAGGGCTGCGAAACAGGTTTTCGTGTGATTGGTCATGGGTGCCTCCTGTATGCTTCAAGAAAGCACAACAGAAGGGATGCCGGCTTGTTCCATCACAGAATGACAAGCCGACAGGAGAGCCTACGAATCCGAGAGGAAAGCGTCTCAGGCCGTTGCGACGGTCGTGTCGTCGATTGAAGCCTCGGCTGCATTCTTCTGGATCGACTCGATCGCCTTCATCGCGGAAGCCTTGGCCTTGTAGCCTTCCGAGGCGAACATGGTCTCACCATTGGTTGCCTTGTAGCGAAAACGGAATTCGCCA
The window above is part of the Rhizobium rhizoryzae genome. Proteins encoded here:
- a CDS encoding alpha/beta hydrolase family protein; its protein translation is MKHLLSLAALIASSVIPFAASAETSIGWTTISIPSPQRGKPLSVDVWYPSDAKAPEILVGDNRIFTGAPAKPDAAINPGKYPLILLSHGSGSRAQGMTWIAARLAEKGFIVAGPDHPGTTSGDSTPIATPRIWERTQDLSNIITWMAGDAKWAPSVQASKIGVLGFSLGGSTALEIIGARADLNAYADYCDRYSMMMDCQWFAGGFGFVDGKRVASPVVKLREFDKRFEQSNIDPRVTSAVIVDPGLAQAFKPESLKQITTNTTIINLGSSDTLPAAVDAAKLVAQIAGAAYHQIAGSNHFSFLPVCKAGAQDFLSEAGDVDPICAGKGLRERAEVHMDAAKQIVDAFGKAMN
- a CDS encoding GNAT family N-acetyltransferase: MTTIHVLAAENMTPYIDDLCEVLADCVNGGASLGFMQPFAPEDARSYWLDVHKSVAAGHTVIAVAEHEGRVVGSVQVGLAQKPNQPHRGDLMKLLVHRSARGLGLSRKLMETVEKEAARLGRTILVLDTATGSEAEAIYPRFGWERVGVIPDYALWPQGGFCDSTFFYKRIG
- a CDS encoding helix-turn-helix domain-containing protein, with translation MSDAQQQFEEATGSRLKILRQREGLTLDELAKASGVSRAMISRIERGEVSPTASLLARLCESLGLSLSHFFAPDSPASDPFVRHDDQRLWRDPVTGYLRRSVSPPGTASAVDIVEVEFPAGARVSFPPREESREMAQHVWLFEGRLNMVLPDQTYEMQSGDCLYMHIGDAFEFHNPSDKPARYAVILDRGRR
- a CDS encoding ketosteroid isomerase-related protein, which produces MSASDIIRAYYDAFNAQDMDAFLSLLTDDVVHDINQGERQEGKAAFATFMEHMNRCYKETLTDMVIMASETGIRAAAEFIVNGQYLATDEGLPEAKGQTYKLPAGAFFELRDGKVSRVTNYYNLNDWIAQVAK
- a CDS encoding GNAT family N-acetyltransferase, with the protein product MAPIVKSFSGSDATPFFDDLARLRITVFREFPYLYDGDATYEQAYLATYARSEGSVFVLAFDDDVVVGAATATPMATETDEVKAPFLASGRDPRDFLYFGESVLLPAYRGQGIGLAFFEGRERQARTLGLPHCTFCAVERPADHPRRPKHYVPLNSFWQKRGYTHHPELRTTFSWRDLDEDRESPKPLSFWIKSLTA
- a CDS encoding carbon-nitrogen hydrolase family protein, which encodes MTITLAACQYKIDLIKSWDAYVAHLTALVEEAVSQGAQLLLLPEYAGLVLTGLLPETERSDLHRSIAGIQTLAPGWMQLCEDLARKHRIVFQPGTMPVRDADGHYRNRAPLFGPEGLLGHQDKQIMTRFEREKWNIARSVEGLRAFDTSLGRLGILICYDNEFPMLGRKLAELGVELVLAPSCTDTLAGSFRVRIGAQARALENQYAVLSAPTAGDAPWSPALDENKGRAALYVPSDYGMPPSGIFAESQSDDVEESHWLITQIDLTQVARLRTEGQVATRRDWAEQFSEHGQ
- the lepA gene encoding translation elongation factor 4, with protein sequence MSTDRTPLDHIRNFSIVAHIDHGKSTLADRLIQSTGGLAEREMSEQVLDSMDIERERGITIKAQTVRLHYKANNGETYVLNLIDTPGHVDFAYEVSRSLSACEGSLLVVDASQGVEAQTLANVYQAIDNNHELVTVLNKIDLPAAEPDRIKDQIEEVIGIDASDAVLISAKTGLGIPDVLEAIVNKLPAPKSEGGEKAPLKALLVDSWYDTYLGVMVLVRIIDGVLTKGQQIRMMGTGAKYGVERVGVLTPKMVNVDSLGPGEIGFITASIKEVADTRVGDTITDDKRPTEKALPGFKPAQPVVFCGLFPVDAADFEDLRAAMGKLRLNDASFSFEMESSAALGFGFRCGFLGLLHLEIIQERLEREFNLDLVATAPSVVYQMTLTDGSEKELHNPADMPDVVKIDEIREPWIKATILTPDEYLGSVLKLCQDRRGIQTELTYVGTRAMVTYELPLNEVVFDFYDRLKSISKGYASFDYQITDYRAGDLVKMSILVNGDPVDALSMLVHRSAADRRGRGMCEKLKELIPPHMFQIPIQAALGGKVIARETVRALRKDVTAKCYGGDATRKRKLLEKQKEGKKRMRQFGKVEIPQEAFIAALKMNDE
- a CDS encoding CcdB family protein, with product MAPLVHHADVARLIPRLNPRFEIGGDVYVLMTQFIGAVPLKDLGERLIDLSHRSDDITAATDFLFQGFKHQMTPWPKPRGHNPSHYGLITAPVSYPERREPVQAARA
- a CDS encoding PRC-barrel domain-containing protein, which produces MTNHTKTCFAALAVAVALPLSAMAQAQTTAPITPEQGQATNQNNAHGGMADAPRSTQATTEGPFITVPGQGAWRVSDLEGKSVYTTGGESIGEIGDVLVSQDGSVNAVIVGVGGFLGINQKDVAVDMSALQLGPGMTQDQANKAANQTPAVSGETTASTNTPAAPATGNSQMAAGANTKAAPDTAKIGEDGLPQRIVLNVTREQLEQAPAFQGMTPVR
- a CDS encoding YegP family protein, with the protein product MAKFELYKDKAGEFRFRYKATNGETMFASEGYKAKASAMKAIESIQKNAAEASIDDTTVATA